The following proteins are encoded in a genomic region of Chryseobacterium cucumeris:
- a CDS encoding TetR/AcrR family transcriptional regulator yields MELKEKQRKILNVAVELFKEKGYMGSSVRDLATKLNIKAASLYAHIRSKEEILEWICFGIAQEFFDELQEVKNTNIAPREKLNLLLDKHLSVVLKNRDVTHIYSNEWKHLEERLPEFVELRKNYQQEVEQLIFEIYKAENWELKSPSFTTRFILHTLNNSYFWFKRSSDSTDEITEEIREKILFGLLGNQKK; encoded by the coding sequence ATGGAACTCAAAGAAAAACAGAGAAAAATACTCAACGTAGCAGTAGAACTTTTCAAAGAGAAAGGGTATATGGGAAGCTCAGTACGAGACCTGGCTACAAAACTTAATATCAAAGCTGCATCACTGTATGCACATATCCGTTCAAAGGAAGAAATTCTGGAATGGATTTGCTTTGGCATTGCTCAGGAGTTTTTCGATGAACTTCAGGAAGTAAAAAATACCAATATCGCTCCCAGAGAAAAACTGAATCTCTTATTAGATAAACACTTATCTGTTGTTCTTAAAAATCGTGATGTTACCCATATCTATTCCAATGAATGGAAACATCTTGAGGAAAGGCTTCCCGAATTTGTAGAATTAAGGAAAAACTACCAGCAGGAAGTAGAACAACTGATTTTTGAGATCTACAAAGCAGAAAACTGGGAACTGAAATCACCATCATTTACCACCAGATTTATCCTTCATACTTTAAATAATTCCTATTTCTGGTTCAAAAGAAGCAGCGATTCTACGGATGAAATTACAGAAGAAATCAGAGAGAAAATTCTTTTCGGCCTGCTTGGAAACCAGAAGAAATAA
- the clpB gene encoding ATP-dependent chaperone ClpB has protein sequence MNLNQYTVKSQEAIQAAQQVAMEFGNQSIEPQHLLEGIFQVDENISPFLLKKSEADAALVRERNRENLEKLPKVQGGNIYLSQSANKVLLDAPNIAKKMGDEYVTIEHLWLSLLDTSSEVSKMLKDMGVTKNLLEGAIKELRKGSKATSASSEETYQSLNKYAKNFNELAAEGKLDPVIGRDEEIRRVLQILSRRTKNNPILIGEPGVGKTAIAEGIAHRIISGDVPENLMDKTLYSLDMGALIAGAKYKGEFEERLKSVVNEVIKSDGQIILFIDEIHTLVGAGGGEGAMDAANILKPALARGELRAIGATTLNEYQKYFEKDKALERRFQKVMVEEPDTESAISILRGIKDKYEAHHKVRIKDEAIIAAVEMSQRYISDRFLPDKAIDLIDEASAKLRMEINSKPEELDVLDRKLMQMEIELAAISREGNQTKIDHLKEDIAKISEQRNEINAKWLKEKQKSEDLTQIKKDIESLKHEAERASRAGDYAKVAEIQYGKLREKEEELAKVELEMQNHQNELIKEEVTAENISEVIAKWTGIPVTKLLQSERDKLLNLEAELHHRVVGQDEAIQAVADAIRRNRAGLSDDKKPIGSFLFLGTTGVGKTELAKALAEFLFDDENNMTRIDMSEYQERHSVSRLVGAPPGYVGYDEGGQLTEAVRRRPYSVVLLDEIEKAHPDVFNTLLQVLDDGRLTDNKGRVVNFKNSIIIMTSNLGSHLIQENFENLTEENQDEIVDKTKDEVFDLLKQTLRPEFLNRIDEIVLFQPLRKKEIGKIVQYQLRGFNEMLSKRNIIMTFTQDAVDYLMDKGYDPAFGARPLKRVIQQEVLNKLSKEILAGNVNDGDRITLDYFVETGLVFRPTE, from the coding sequence ATGAACTTAAACCAATATACTGTAAAATCACAGGAAGCCATCCAGGCAGCACAACAGGTTGCGATGGAGTTTGGCAACCAAAGCATTGAACCTCAACATCTTCTTGAAGGAATTTTTCAGGTAGATGAAAATATTTCGCCTTTCTTATTAAAAAAATCTGAAGCAGATGCAGCATTAGTAAGAGAGCGCAACCGTGAAAATTTAGAAAAGCTTCCTAAAGTTCAGGGAGGAAATATTTATCTTTCACAATCTGCCAACAAAGTATTGCTGGACGCACCAAATATCGCTAAGAAGATGGGTGACGAATATGTAACGATTGAACACTTATGGCTATCTCTTTTGGACACCTCTTCTGAAGTTTCCAAAATGCTGAAAGATATGGGTGTAACCAAAAATCTGCTGGAAGGCGCAATTAAAGAATTAAGAAAAGGAAGTAAAGCTACTTCTGCAAGTTCAGAAGAAACGTATCAGTCTTTAAATAAATATGCTAAAAACTTTAATGAATTAGCAGCAGAAGGTAAGCTGGACCCTGTCATCGGACGTGATGAAGAAATCAGAAGAGTTTTGCAAATTCTTTCCAGAAGAACAAAAAACAACCCTATCCTTATCGGGGAACCGGGAGTAGGTAAAACCGCAATTGCTGAAGGAATTGCCCACAGAATTATCAGTGGCGACGTCCCTGAAAACCTGATGGATAAAACTCTCTATTCATTAGACATGGGAGCTTTGATCGCCGGGGCAAAATACAAAGGTGAATTTGAAGAGCGACTGAAATCTGTGGTGAATGAGGTAATCAAGTCTGATGGACAGATTATTCTTTTCATTGATGAGATCCACACTTTGGTAGGAGCCGGAGGTGGTGAAGGAGCAATGGATGCTGCCAACATTCTGAAACCTGCTCTGGCAAGAGGAGAATTAAGAGCGATTGGTGCCACTACATTGAATGAATACCAAAAGTATTTTGAAAAAGATAAAGCGTTGGAAAGACGTTTCCAGAAGGTAATGGTGGAAGAACCGGATACTGAATCTGCAATTTCTATCCTTCGTGGTATTAAAGATAAATACGAAGCTCACCACAAAGTAAGAATCAAAGATGAGGCAATTATTGCCGCTGTGGAAATGTCTCAAAGATATATTTCAGACCGTTTTTTACCGGATAAAGCCATTGACCTTATTGACGAAGCTTCTGCAAAGCTGAGAATGGAAATCAATTCCAAACCGGAAGAACTGGACGTTCTGGACAGAAAACTCATGCAGATGGAAATTGAGCTTGCTGCTATTTCAAGAGAAGGCAACCAGACCAAGATTGATCACCTTAAGGAAGATATTGCAAAAATATCCGAACAGAGAAATGAGATCAATGCCAAATGGCTGAAAGAAAAACAGAAAAGTGAAGATCTTACCCAGATCAAAAAAGATATAGAATCTCTGAAACACGAAGCAGAAAGAGCTTCCAGAGCCGGAGATTATGCAAAAGTAGCGGAGATCCAATACGGAAAACTTCGTGAAAAGGAAGAAGAGCTTGCCAAGGTTGAACTCGAAATGCAGAATCATCAGAATGAACTGATCAAAGAAGAAGTGACTGCTGAAAACATCTCTGAAGTGATTGCTAAATGGACAGGTATTCCTGTAACTAAATTGCTGCAATCAGAAAGAGATAAGTTATTGAATCTTGAGGCCGAACTGCATCATAGAGTTGTGGGACAGGATGAAGCGATTCAGGCGGTTGCAGATGCGATCAGAAGAAACAGAGCCGGATTGAGTGATGATAAAAAGCCTATCGGATCCTTCTTATTCCTGGGAACTACCGGAGTAGGTAAAACGGAGCTGGCAAAAGCACTGGCGGAGTTCTTATTTGATGATGAGAACAATATGACCAGAATTGATATGAGTGAATATCAGGAACGTCACAGTGTTTCCAGATTAGTAGGAGCGCCTCCTGGATATGTGGGATATGATGAAGGCGGACAATTGACTGAAGCGGTTAGAAGAAGACCTTACTCCGTAGTGCTTTTAGACGAGATTGAAAAAGCACATCCTGATGTCTTCAATACATTACTTCAGGTTTTGGATGACGGACGTCTGACGGATAATAAAGGCCGTGTAGTGAATTTCAAGAATTCCATCATCATCATGACCTCGAATTTAGGATCACATCTGATTCAGGAGAATTTTGAGAATCTTACGGAGGAAAATCAGGATGAAATTGTGGATAAAACAAAAGACGAAGTATTCGATCTGCTGAAACAAACGCTCCGTCCGGAATTCCTGAACAGAATTGATGAAATTGTACTCTTCCAGCCTTTAAGAAAAAAAGAAATCGGAAAAATTGTTCAGTATCAGCTGAGAGGGTTTAATGAAATGTTATCTAAACGAAACATTATTATGACTTTCACTCAGGACGCAGTAGATTATCTGATGGACAAAGGATATGATCCTGCCTTCGGAGCAAGACCACTGAAGAGAGTAATTCAGCAGGAAGTTTTAAACAAACTTTCTAAAGAGATTCTTGCAGGAAATGTAAATGATGGAGATAGAATTACGCTGGATTACTTTGTAGAAACAGGTTTGGTTTTCCGACCTACTGAATAA
- a CDS encoding zinc metalloprotease codes for MKKTIFGVLITLLVSCNNNETENITPENTNVEETNITAGKEAFCGSDILRKKHLAEDPAAMQRMLQIESQTANYIEQKKMGKVLPDGSVEIPVIFNVLYTKPSNNVSDARINSQIDVLNKAFASTHSDISKIPAEFQPVNAGDTKIKFRLAGINRKSTKTSRWAPDDKMKKASTGGMDSTDPNQYLNIWVVDYMPYQSGYVLGYATFPEDAGLWNDGVVMMDDYVGEGGPDATHNQGRVTVHEVGHYLNLRHIWGDANCGNDFVDDTPQQITKHSGVPTYPRYETCGGVSRSVMFMNYMDYSDETTLFMFTQQQNSRMQATISASGPRAGLRVL; via the coding sequence ATGAAAAAAACAATTTTCGGAGTCTTAATCACACTCCTGGTTTCATGTAATAATAATGAAACAGAAAACATTACTCCAGAGAACACAAACGTGGAAGAAACCAATATCACAGCCGGCAAAGAGGCCTTCTGCGGCTCTGATATTCTCAGAAAAAAACACCTTGCTGAAGATCCTGCAGCTATGCAGCGAATGCTTCAGATAGAAAGCCAGACCGCAAACTATATCGAGCAGAAAAAAATGGGTAAAGTTTTGCCTGATGGAAGCGTAGAAATACCGGTTATCTTCAATGTCCTTTACACAAAGCCATCAAATAACGTATCAGATGCCAGGATAAATTCCCAAATAGATGTACTTAATAAAGCCTTCGCATCTACACATTCTGATATTTCCAAGATTCCGGCAGAATTTCAACCGGTAAATGCAGGAGATACCAAAATTAAATTCAGATTGGCGGGCATTAACAGAAAGTCGACAAAGACTTCCAGATGGGCACCGGATGATAAAATGAAAAAAGCATCTACAGGAGGAATGGACTCTACGGATCCTAACCAGTATCTGAATATCTGGGTAGTTGATTATATGCCGTATCAGTCCGGATATGTCTTAGGATATGCTACTTTCCCGGAAGATGCAGGACTTTGGAACGACGGTGTTGTTATGATGGACGATTATGTGGGTGAAGGTGGTCCTGATGCCACTCATAATCAGGGAAGAGTAACAGTACACGAGGTTGGACATTACTTAAATCTAAGACATATCTGGGGAGACGCCAACTGTGGTAACGATTTCGTAGATGATACACCTCAACAGATTACAAAACACTCCGGTGTACCAACTTATCCGAGATACGAAACCTGCGGAGGAGTTTCACGCTCTGTAATGTTTATGAATTACATGGATTATTCTGACGAAACAACATTGTTTATGTTTACACAACAACAAAACAGCAGAATGCAGGCTACCATTTCAGCATCCGGCCCTCGCGCAGGATTAAGAGTTCTGTAA